In Notolabrus celidotus isolate fNotCel1 chromosome 10, fNotCel1.pri, whole genome shotgun sequence, one DNA window encodes the following:
- the parp4 gene encoding protein mono-ADP-ribosyltransferase PARP4 isoform X9, which translates to MAVFQHSRVLLELKNVPFKEKLALKSAVRDNGGCICFVVNEECSLVVTSDVSNLSSNRLRSIQKYQIPVVGLDYVHKCVEKGVLLPVDEYKLDTSPPAAPSPPSPPSSSETSPTAQESKVVCEPLKGPAKPAKPASLTQKAETPKEGVQVRGKFRHYTETDPDLPTFPDDFHVAKYSIFEKEQSKTWYALELQSSKGEKGWQYRVVRSRKDDVLSKKAALRDTLVFLSTSEEALEVYKDLRETMSKSGLKLRSNFPPQAQALGSDPLQQLLLEEKLNTGSSSEEVNGFVQLLWIEALDCLDNTHRVAPNKVSLNDVSRVEGLLLQAQRKLKEKKHAEVASLMDEVYTLLLQKVPPPPPTAKLISEKLDLCQLLRDVVSVREIMLISDRHLSLGMYRALRCSIEVVPPGSSEFQAVTSPLMHSTRQIKQVLRVSRGLELQTFKGELGNIRSLLHSTSPSNFVGVLSRGLLLPRVGVERHGIERTDIGNLGSGIYFSDTMSTSLKYSKQCKTDGSRLMLVCDVALGNTKDVYKRHLTLTEAPEGYNSVHGVRLSRGNGSNFLDDEYVVYSPDQVKLKYVVQFSIEGDELKEFCPEVSTPSEPSTLPSTNHELTAEDDGVESVKNPLEGVTAGLLDSSGQQLPLQAVNVKCKLLDLLSQVIIFQTYTNKSSVPIEAKYVFPLDDSAAVCGFEAFINGKHVVGQVKEKEKARKEYKQAIEKGHGAYLMDQDAPDVFTISVGNLPPGATVLIKVTYVTELIVKDGSILFSLPGSVAPWQESAALNQTTQVTVEKVCVTDEAASTREFTLDVSVEMPFQISQLRCLTHKINIKRTDCKAVVSVLPGEVMSPDGFQLSVTLYESHLPRMWVEKHPDKDSQACMLVFYPNFDTDSGSASDEVVLLIDTSESMKGESLRMAQKIALQVLKNLDHKLRLNVILFGSDHKEAFLTAQPLDEAHQAAKSFLKSFTPVGGSTELWRPLRALSLLPPSRGVRNLLLLSDGHIQNSEPTLKLLRDNVQHSRLFTCGLSPTANRHMLRALAQAGGGAYEFFDTKTKHNWAEKVASQLKRMASPGCSSVSVKWQQFNPTAPLPVQAPKQLHALFNDCHTLVYGFVPHCTQATLLGNLSGQELNTMVSTSELQKTKGTFLHKLTARAVIRDYEDGSLDTNEAEHEGKKAELKNFVVELSKEFSILSQFTSFVAIEERDSDQTEEGFTDIPKLIAEEDVDFLSYLSWTSPDDSKRERGEVLRVVDDSGSSSEEFEEEGGGMMFSRMDTVMKAEDDDDGEEEDGFPTSDISTDGSFPEESTSPKTMAMITRQVNLARSRSSMEPRPRMSLQSAYTEYETRDISTDGSYTDYKRTTRLKESASPKKKSPRVETQAKAFDAPPPPPPPSTAFQAKAFDAPPPPPPPSTAFQAKAFDAPPPPPPPSTGFQAQAFGAPPPPPPSSTGFQAQAFGSLPPQPFTGFQAQACGAPPPPPSAGFQVIAFGAPPPPPSTGFQAQAFGGPPPPPSSAGFQAQAFGGPPPPPSSAGFQALATFAVKKKALHLDAEVSSSVDVLHAFDEDGYSSGSGLHRTGITIGGIEPSSKSLSFRGSAALPQVKLLDLDKILPSRRSLKFRCGVQDLEDESETAPMAGQYQSNSRMLIRNDGKARRQGRRESQGFTGIRKLRGEYGGQMLRWTKIFQLQHSEGYWEITTELGEYINVDVELFANVFLKDKGINSLGERARADILKLVATLLVLQLMRVEKLQEGKLLCTLFRLDDSSEPRPARWEELKKAVDWVCWADHQYPCVYSRLEFGMSWESSTRQLLGYEPVPHFSSLRGLTLQKNPVPLLVH; encoded by the exons atGGCTGTGTTTCAGCACTCCCGAGTGCTTCTGGAGCTGAAAAATGTCCCTTTCAAGGAGAAACTGGCGCTGAAGTCGGCAGTGAGAGACAACGGAGGCTGCATCTGCTTTGTGGTCAATGAGGAG TGCTCTTTGGTAGTGACGAGCGATGTGTCCAACCTGAGCTCCAACAGGCTGCGCAGCATCCAGAAATACCAAATACCAGTGGTTGGGTTGGATTACGTGCATAAGTGTGTGGAGAAAGGTGTTCTTCTTCCTGTGGATGAATACAAGCTGGACACTTCCCCTCCCGCtgctccttcacctccttcacctccctccTCATCAGAGACGAGTCCAACCGCACAAG AGTCCAAAGTAGTCTGTGAGCCGCTCAAAGGTCCTGCAAAGCCTGCGAAACCTGCCAGCCTGACTCAGAAGGCAGAGACGCCAAAAGAGGGCGTGCAAGTCCGGGGAAAGTTCAG ACACTACACTGAAACTGACCCCGACCTTCCAACCTTCCCGGATGACTTTCATGTGGCCAAGTATTCAATCTTTGAGAAG gaACAAAGCAAAACTTGGTATGCGCTGGAGCTTCAGAGTTCCAAAGGAGAGAAAGGATGGCAGTACCGTGTGGTCCGATCCCGGAAGGACGATGTACTCTCCAAG AAGGCCGCGCTGAGGGACACGCTAGTGTTTCTGTCCACATCAGAGGAGGCTCTGGAGGTGTACAAGGACCTGAGAGAGACCATGTCGAAGTCTGGCCTGAAGCTGAGGAGCAACTTCCCTCCGCAGGCCCAGGCGCTGGGCTCTGATCCGCTCCAGCAG ctgctgctggaggagaagctGAACACTGGAAGCTCCTCAGAAGAAGTGAATGGGTTTGTGCAGCTGCTGTGGATTGAGGCTCTGGACTGCCTTGACAACACGCACAGAGTAGCCCCCAACAAAGTCAGCCTGAACGAC gtgagcAGGGTGGAGGGCCTGTTGCTTCAGGCTCAGAGGaagctgaaagagaaaaagCATGCTGAAGTGGCGTCTCTGATGGACGAAGTTTACACCTTGCTGCTACAGAAAGTGCCGCCTCCGCCCCCCACTGCAAAGCTCATCTCTGAGAAACTGGACCTCTGTCAG CTACTCCGAGACGtggtgagtgtgagagagataaTGCTGATTAGTGACAGGCATTTGTCTCTGGGGATGTACCGCGCTCTGAGGTGCAGCATCGAGGTGGTTCCCCCTGGCAGCTCAGAGTTTCAGGCTGTGACCTCTCCACTAATGCACAG CACCAGGCAGATCAAACAGGTTCTACGTGTCAGCAGAGGGCTGGAGCTCCAGACATTTAAAGGTGAGCTCGGGAACATTAGGTCCCTCCTGCATTCCACCAGCCCAAGCAACTTTGTTGGAGTCCTTTCTCG tggtCTGCTGCTGCCCCGCGTTGGAGTGGAGCGTCATGGGATTGAGAGGACAGACATTGGTAACCTGGGAAGTGGAATCTACTTTAGTGATACCATGAG TACCAGTTTGAAATACTCCAAGCAGTGCAAGACAGACGGCTCCCGGCTGATGCTGGTGTGCGACGTGGCGTTGGGAAACACCAAGGACGTCTACAAGAGACACCTCACGCTGACCGAGGCTCCCGAGGGGTACAACAGCGTGCACGGTGTCCGATTAAGCCGTGGCAATGGCTCCAACTTTTTG GACGATGAGTACGTGGTGTACAGTCCTGATCAGGTGAAACTGAAGTATGTGGTTCAGTTCAGCATCGAGGGAGACGAACTGAAGGAGTTCTGTCCTGAAGTAAGCACCCCATCTGAGCCCTCCACTCTGCCCTCCACTAACCACG agcTCACTGCAGAGGATGACGGGGTTGAAAGCGTTAAAAACCCACTGGAGGGTGTGACAGCTGGACTGTTGGACAGCTCTGGGCAGCAGCTCCCTCTGCAGGCTGTGAATGTGAAGTGCAAGCTGTTGGATCTGCTCTCTCAG GTCATCATTTTCCAAACATACACCAATAAGAGCTCTGTGCCCATTGAGGCAAAGTACGTCTTCCCGTTGGATgattctgcagctgtgtgtggatTTGAAGCTTTCATCAATGGGAAGCATGTAGTTGGACAG gtgaaggagaaggagaaggctCGAAAGGAGTACAAGCAGGCCATAGAGAAAGGTCACGGAGCGTACCTCATGGACCAGGACGCCCCG GATGTGTTCACCATCAGTGTGGGAAATCTGCCGCCCGGTGCAACCGTCCTCATTAAAGTTACCTATGTGACCGAGCTGATCGTCAAGGATGGAAGTATTCTCTTCAGTCTGCCTGGAAGTGTGGCTCCATGGCAGGAGAGCGCAGCACTCAACCAGACCACACAA GTCACTGTGGAGAAGGTTTGTGTGACCGATGAGGCAGCGAGTACAAG AGAGTTCACCCTGGACGTGTCAGTAGAGATGCCGTTTCAGATCTCCCAGCTGAGGTGCCTCACTCACAAAATCAACATCAAG AGAACAGACTGTAAGGCGGTAGTGAGTGTGCTGCCAGGAGAGGTCATGAGTCCAGATGGTTTCCAGCTGTCAGTCACTCTATATGAGTCCCACCTGCCCAGGATGTGGGTGGAGAAACACCCTGACAAGGACAGCCAG gcctgcatgttggttTTTTATCCCAATTTTGACACTGACTCCGGTTCGGCATCCGATGAGGTCGTCCTGTTGATCGACACATCTGAGTCCATGAAGGGAGAGTCGCTGCGCATGGCTCAGAAGATCGCCCTGCAGGTCCTCAAAAACCTAGATCACAAGCTCAGACTCAACGTCATCTTATTTGGCTCAG ATCACAAGGAGGCTTTCTTGACAGCCCAGCCGCTTgatgaggctcatcaggcagcCAAGAGCTTCCTCAAG TCCTTCACTCCAGTAGGTGGCAGCACTGAACTGTGGCGACCCCTGCgagctctcagcctgctgcCTCCCTCCCGCGGTGTCAGGAACCTGCTGCTTCTGTCAGATGGCCACATCCAAAACAGTGAGCCCACCTTGAAGCTGCTCCGAGACAACGTTCAGCACAGCCGCCTCTTCACCTGCGGCCTCAG CCCAACAGCCAATCGGCACATGCTGAGAGCCCTGGCCCAGGCAGGGGGCGGAGCCTACGAGTTCTTTGACACAAAAACCAAACACAATTGGGCAGAAAag GTTGCGAGTCAGTTGAAGCGTATGGCGTCTCCTGGCTGTAGCTCAGTGTCAGTGAAGTGGCAGCAGTTTAACCCAACAGCGCCCCTTCCTGTGCAAGCCCCCAAGCAGCTCCATGCTCTGTTCAATGACTGCCACACACTGGTGTATGGCTTTGTGCCACACTGCACTCAG GCCACACTGCTTGGAAACCTGAGCGGTCAGGAGCTCAACACCATGGTCTCCACCAGTGAGCTGCAGAAGACCAAGGGCACg TTTCTTCACAAGCTCACCGCAAGAGCCGTCATCAGGGATTATGAAGACGGGAGTCTGGACACCAATGAGGCTGAGCatgag GGGAAGAAGGCGGAGTTGAAGAACTTTGTTGTTGAACTGAGTAAAGAGTTCTCCATCCTGTCTCAGTTCACCAGCTTCGTGGCCATCGAGGAAAGG GACTCAGATCAAACAGAGGAGGGCTTCACAGACATCCCCAAGCTGATTGCAGAGGAAGATGTGGACTTCCTCTCCTACCTCAGCTGGACCTCTCCTGACGACAGTAAAAGGGAAAGAGGGGAAGTTCTTCGCGTTGTTGATGATTCCGGAAGTTCTTCAGAGGAG TTTGAAGAAGAGGGTGGTGGTATGATGTTTTCACGCATGGATACAGTAATGAAAGCAGAAGACGATGAcgatggagaagaagaagatggattCCCAACCTCG GATATCTCTACTGATGGGAGTTTTCCTGAAGAATCAACCTCTCCGAAAACAATG GCTATGATTACTCGTCAGGTTAATCTTGCACGGAGCAGATCATCTATGGAACCACGTCCCCGTATGTCCTTACAATCAGCCTATACGGAATATGAAACCAGG GATATCTCTACTGATGGGAGTTATACTGATTACAAGAGGACAACGAGATTAAAAGAATCAGCCTCTCCGAAAAAAAAG AGTCCAAGGGTCGAGACACAA GCCAAAGCATTTGatgctccacctcctcctcctccaccctccactGCTTTTCAAGCCAAAGCATTTGatgctccacctcctcctcctccaccctccactGCTTTTCAAGCCAAAGCATTTGatgctccacctcctcctcctccaccctccactGGTTTTCAGGCCCAAGCATTTGgtgctccccctcctcctcctccatcctccactGGTTTTCAGGCCCAAGCATTTGGTTCTCTTCCTCCTCAACCCTTCACTGGTTTTCAGGCCCAAGCATGTggtgctcctcctcctccaccctccgcTGGTTTTCAGGTCATAGCATTTggtgctcctcctcctccaccctccactGGTTTTCAGGCCCAAGCATTTGGtggtccccctcctcctccatcctccgcTGGTTTTCAGGCCCAAGCATTTGGtggtccccctcctcctccatcctccgcTGGTTTTCAGGCCCTTGCCActtttgcagtaaaaaaaaaagctttgcacCTTGATGCAGAAGTGAGTTCCTCTGTTGATGTTCTCCATGCCTTTGACGAGGATGGATACAGCTCAGGCTCTGGGCTTCATAGAACCGGGATTACTATTGGGGGCATTGAACCAAGTTCGAAAAGTTTaagtttcagaggctctgcagctctgcctcaaGTAAAACTCCTTGATTTAGACAAAATACTTCCATCAAGGAGAAGTTTGAAGTTCAGATGTGGTGTTCAAGATTTGGAGGACGAGAGTGAGACAGCACCTATGGCAGGTCAATATCAGTCCAATTCAAGGATGTTGATCCGAAATGATGGAAAAGCGAGGAGGCAAGGAAGACGTGAATCACAAGGTTTTACTGG GATACGTAAGCTGCGAGGAGAGTATGGAGGACAGATGCTCAGGTGGACAAAGATCTTCCAGCTGCAGCATTCA GAAGGATACTGGGAGATCACCACAGAGCTGGGTGAATACATAAACGTGGACGTGGAGCTGTTCGCCAACGTGTTCCTGAAAGACAAGGGCATCAACTCCCTGG gtGAGAGGGCCCGTGCTGACATCCTGAAGCTGGTGGCCACTCTTCTGGTTCTGCAGCTGATGAGGGTGGAGAAGCTTCAGGAAGGCAAGCTGCTCTGCACCCTCTTCCGCCTGGACGACTCGTCTGAGCCCAG GCCTGCGCGCtgggaggagctgaagaaggcGGTGGACTGGGTTTGCTGGGCTGATCATCAGTACCCGTGCGTCTACAGCCGCCTTGAGTTCGGTATGAGCTGGGAGTCCTCCACTCGTCAGCTGCTGGGCTACGAGCCTGTCCCTCACTTCTCTTCCCTCAGGGGTCTGACCCTGCAGAAGAACCCGGTCCCTCTGCTGGTCCACTGA